The proteins below come from a single Gammaproteobacteria bacterium genomic window:
- a CDS encoding response regulator, with translation MERRRILIVDDREDNANALGSLLRLHGYEVFIETDPLVALSVAAEKRPDAVLLDLGLPRLSGYDVCRCIRAEPWGKEMLIIAITGWTRESDRAEARAAGFDHYLVKPAELETVETLLKGEDRRAPRPPK, from the coding sequence ATGGAACGCCGACGAATCCTCATCGTCGACGACAGGGAAGACAACGCGAACGCGCTCGGCTCGCTTTTGAGACTCCACGGCTACGAAGTCTTCATCGAGACCGATCCGCTTGTCGCCCTGTCTGTCGCCGCCGAGAAGCGGCCGGACGCCGTTCTGCTCGATCTGGGCTTGCCGCGGCTGTCCGGCTACGACGTTTGCCGCTGCATCCGGGCGGAGCCCTGGGGCAAGGAGATGCTCATCATCGCGATCACCGGATGGACTCGCGAAAGCGACCGCGCCGAGGCGCGCGCTGCGGGTTTCGATCACTACCTCGTGAAGCCCGCCGAGCTCGAGACCGTCGAGACGCTGCTGAAGGGCGAGGACCGAAGAGCACCCCGACCGCCGAAGTGA
- a CDS encoding pyrroloquinoline quinone-dependent dehydrogenase — MRACASAAALALALLASACAPEAEPPAVEAEAAGIAEAETSPAAAAEVPRAEAAVDSAGFAGAEWRVYGGNLASQRYSPLDLIHRGNVGDLRVAWRWHAGNFGPRPEQRNEATPLMIGGVLYTTAGITRNVVAIDAATGETLWLWRPNDGERFETAPRKTSGRGLAYWTDGRGNERLIVVTPGFYLVALDPDTGRPVPGFGENGVVDLMVGVRGELDEHSSIGNSSPALVVGDVVIVGPAHAVAMRPPSKSNLKGDVRGYDVRTGKHLWTFHTIPAPGEPGFETWLEGSAEYTGNAGVWASMSADTELGLVYLPVEAPLSDRYGGERPGDNLYGNSLVCLDARTGEVVWHYQLIHHDIWDWDNPTAPILMDLTVDGREIKAVAQITKQAFVYTFDRVTGEPVWPIEERPVPQSDVPGERTSPTQPFPTKPPPFDRQGFTEDDLIDFTPELRAEALDGIRIFRTGPIFTPPSLSNAADGTQGTLTLPSATGGANWEGGAFDPETNVLYVGSYTVPSVMALVAEPDVSDVRYITGGAGELPWLDGLPIVKPPWGRITAIDMNAGEHLFVISNGPTPPEIANHPALAGLDLPPTGRATRAVTLVTKTLLFTAEGWGGSPVLRAHDKATGEVLAEIELPGAVGGLPMTYAIDGRQFIVMSVDGERGAELVALALPEESGPRTGE, encoded by the coding sequence GTGAGGGCTTGCGCATCCGCGGCGGCGTTAGCGCTCGCTCTTCTCGCGTCCGCGTGCGCTCCGGAGGCCGAGCCGCCGGCCGTCGAAGCCGAAGCCGCGGGGATCGCCGAGGCCGAAACTTCACCGGCCGCAGCGGCCGAAGTGCCGCGCGCGGAGGCCGCCGTCGACTCGGCCGGCTTCGCCGGCGCCGAATGGCGCGTCTACGGCGGCAACCTCGCATCGCAACGCTACTCGCCGCTCGATCTGATCCACCGGGGTAACGTCGGCGACTTGCGGGTCGCGTGGCGCTGGCACGCCGGCAACTTCGGCCCGCGGCCCGAGCAGCGCAACGAGGCGACGCCGCTGATGATCGGCGGCGTGCTCTACACGACCGCGGGCATCACGCGCAACGTCGTCGCGATCGATGCCGCCACCGGCGAGACGCTGTGGCTCTGGCGCCCGAACGACGGCGAGCGCTTCGAGACGGCTCCGCGCAAGACCTCCGGGCGAGGCCTCGCCTACTGGACGGACGGGCGCGGCAACGAGCGATTGATCGTCGTCACGCCGGGCTTCTACCTCGTCGCGCTCGATCCCGATACCGGCCGGCCGGTCCCGGGCTTCGGCGAGAACGGCGTGGTCGACCTCATGGTCGGCGTGCGCGGCGAGCTCGACGAGCACTCGAGCATCGGCAACAGCTCGCCGGCCCTCGTCGTCGGCGACGTCGTCATCGTCGGTCCCGCGCACGCGGTCGCGATGCGCCCGCCGTCGAAGTCGAATTTGAAGGGCGACGTGCGCGGCTACGACGTGCGCACGGGCAAGCATTTGTGGACGTTCCACACGATTCCCGCGCCCGGGGAGCCGGGCTTCGAGACGTGGCTCGAGGGCTCCGCCGAGTACACCGGCAATGCCGGCGTCTGGGCGTCGATGTCGGCCGACACCGAGCTCGGTCTCGTGTACCTGCCGGTCGAGGCGCCGCTGAGCGACCGCTATGGCGGCGAGCGCCCCGGCGACAATCTCTACGGCAACAGCCTCGTCTGCCTCGACGCGCGGACCGGCGAGGTCGTGTGGCACTACCAGCTGATCCACCACGACATCTGGGACTGGGACAATCCGACCGCCCCGATCTTGATGGACCTCACCGTGGACGGGCGCGAGATCAAGGCCGTCGCGCAGATCACGAAGCAGGCGTTCGTGTACACGTTCGATCGCGTGACCGGCGAGCCCGTATGGCCGATCGAGGAACGGCCGGTGCCGCAATCGGACGTGCCGGGCGAGCGGACATCGCCGACGCAGCCCTTCCCGACGAAGCCGCCGCCGTTCGACCGACAAGGCTTCACCGAGGACGACCTCATCGACTTCACGCCCGAGCTTCGCGCCGAGGCGCTCGACGGCATCCGGATCTTTCGCACCGGTCCGATCTTCACGCCGCCGTCGCTCTCGAACGCGGCGGACGGCACGCAGGGGACGCTGACCTTGCCGAGCGCGACCGGCGGTGCGAACTGGGAAGGCGGCGCGTTCGACCCGGAGACGAACGTGCTCTACGTCGGCTCCTATACCGTGCCGAGCGTGATGGCGCTCGTCGCGGAGCCCGACGTCTCCGACGTGCGTTACATCACCGGCGGGGCCGGCGAGCTGCCGTGGCTCGACGGCCTGCCGATCGTGAAGCCGCCTTGGGGACGGATCACGGCGATCGACATGAACGCGGGCGAGCACCTCTTCGTGATTTCGAACGGCCCCACGCCGCCCGAGATCGCGAATCACCCGGCGCTTGCGGGGCTCGATCTCCCGCCGACCGGCCGGGCCACGCGGGCCGTGACCCTCGTGACGAAGACGCTGCTCTTCACGGCGGAAGGCTGGGGCGGCAGCCCCGTGCTCCGCGCGCACGACAAGGCGACCGGCGAGGTGCTCGCGGAGATCGAGCTGCCGGGCGCGGTCGGCGGCCTGCCGATGACCTACGCGATCGACGGGCGTCAGTTCATCGTGATGTCCGTCGACGGCGAGCGCGGGGCGGAGCTGGTCGCGCTCGCGTTGCCCGAGGAAAGCGGGCCGCGGACCGGGGAGTAG
- a CDS encoding RNA-binding protein translates to MNIYVGNLSYGMSESELRDAFAAYGEVSSVKILMDRETGRSRGFGFVEMPNQKEAEAAVAQLNGKDVGGRALRVNEARPRERH, encoded by the coding sequence ATGAATATTTACGTCGGCAATCTTTCCTACGGCATGAGCGAGAGCGAGCTTCGCGATGCGTTCGCCGCATACGGCGAAGTCTCCTCCGTGAAGATCCTCATGGATCGCGAGACGGGCCGCTCGCGCGGCTTCGGCTTCGTCGAGATGCCGAATCAGAAAGAGGCGGAAGCGGCAGTCGCCCAGTTGAACGGCAAGGATGTCGGCGGTCGCGCGCTGCGCGTCAACGAGGCGCGGCCGCGCGAAAGGCACTAG